The following proteins are co-located in the Synergistaceae bacterium genome:
- a CDS encoding phosphatidylserine decarboxylase family protein — MRIAKDGIATITFLILCTCAFAFISWIPALVMAVIALFVIYFFRDPERTADYKDGYFFSPADGKIVEISESEHAFTGQALKVGIFMNVFSVHVNRAPCTGRVDFLEYVPGKKIAAFSPKASEINERNFVGLSTQWGPVMMTQIAGLIARRIVCRLKRGDILEVGQRYGMIKLGSRVDVYLPRDTVLRIKIGDKVKAGLTCIGVKAE; from the coding sequence ATGAGAATAGCTAAAGACGGAATCGCGACAATAACATTTTTGATTCTCTGTACGTGTGCATTTGCGTTTATCTCGTGGATTCCTGCGCTTGTGATGGCGGTTATTGCATTATTTGTGATTTATTTCTTCAGGGATCCCGAACGGACAGCGGACTATAAGGACGGTTATTTTTTCTCGCCTGCTGATGGAAAAATTGTCGAGATCTCCGAGTCTGAACATGCTTTTACGGGTCAAGCTCTCAAAGTAGGAATCTTCATGAACGTTTTCAGCGTGCACGTAAATAGAGCACCTTGCACCGGACGTGTTGATTTTCTCGAATATGTGCCGGGCAAAAAAATTGCTGCGTTCTCACCCAAAGCGAGCGAAATCAACGAACGAAATTTTGTAGGACTCTCGACTCAATGGGGGCCGGTAATGATGACTCAGATTGCAGGATTAATCGCCCGCCGTATTGTTTGCAGACTCAAAAGGGGAGATATTCTCGAAGTCGGCCAGCGTTATGGAATGATAAAATTAGGTTCGAGGGTTGACGTATATTTACCTCGTGATACAGTATTGCGCATTAAAATCGGCGATAAAGTAAAAGCCGGATTAACTTGTATAGGAGTGAAAGCAGAATAA
- the pssA gene encoding CDP-diacylglycerol--serine O-phosphatidyltransferase, producing the protein MRRRLGSIRKGSNIEFKQIAPNMVTSGNLLCGIFSIMLVLHGRLVPAAWMIFFAVLFDGFDGKVARMLGGGSQFGLEFDSLADLVSFGVAPAILIYQSSVRSLYLVGSVTACFFALCVALRLARFNIVHVPGPFQGLPCPAGGLFAASFIIAGVKLPSWVMAVMLFCVGLLMISSIPYANMKKLTKKTADKRKCFMLLSLFVLSFVFLKSSAPLFLFALYIVSGLIRFDWGSWILRPEARDEALSKH; encoded by the coding sequence ATGAGACGGAGATTAGGCAGTATCAGGAAAGGCAGCAACATAGAATTTAAGCAGATTGCCCCGAACATGGTAACGAGCGGAAATTTATTATGCGGAATTTTCTCGATTATGCTTGTATTACATGGAAGATTAGTCCCGGCCGCGTGGATGATATTTTTTGCGGTATTATTTGACGGTTTTGACGGGAAAGTTGCGAGAATGCTGGGCGGTGGTTCACAGTTTGGACTCGAATTTGACAGTCTTGCTGATCTTGTAAGTTTCGGCGTTGCACCGGCGATATTAATTTATCAATCGTCAGTAAGGAGTCTTTATTTAGTCGGCTCTGTTACGGCGTGTTTCTTTGCGTTGTGTGTTGCGTTACGTCTTGCGAGATTCAATATTGTACATGTTCCCGGACCTTTTCAGGGGCTGCCGTGTCCTGCAGGCGGATTATTTGCGGCATCGTTTATAATTGCTGGCGTAAAATTGCCTTCGTGGGTTATGGCTGTAATGTTATTTTGCGTGGGATTATTAATGATTTCGAGCATTCCATACGCTAACATGAAGAAATTAACGAAGAAGACGGCTGACAAGAGAAAATGTTTTATGCTGCTGTCATTATTTGTGTTGTCGTTTGTATTCTTGAAGAGTTCTGCGCCGTTATTCTTATTTGCGTTATACATAGTGAGCGGCCTAATTAGATTTGACTGGGGCAGCTGGATATTAAGACCAGAGGCACGGGACGAGGCACTAAGCAAGCATTAA
- a CDS encoding glycosyltransferase family 92 protein, translating into MTEWINFHVKQGVSHFFIYDNESTDNLYETLQPFITRGLVTYQKISGKIRQTDAYNHAIYNHKHEFKYFAIIDADEFLFVRNNKQTIYEFVDDFMTQHKNAGGIGVNWLVFGSNGHETKPEGGVLKNFTRCAEKDFGSNHLIKTICDPMKVLNSTTHYVIYYRGFYTLNENGEIIDGPTSKTVNFDKIRINHYFTKSKQEFIQKRARGMADNNGIRPIENFYAHDKNEVLDTEILSHK; encoded by the coding sequence ATTACAGAATGGATAAATTTTCACGTCAAACAGGGGGTCTCACACTTTTTTATTTATGACAATGAAAGCACAGATAATTTATATGAGACTTTACAGCCATTTATCACACGCGGACTCGTTACTTATCAGAAAATTTCAGGTAAGATCAGACAGACTGACGCATATAATCACGCAATTTATAATCATAAGCACGAATTTAAATATTTCGCCATAATTGACGCTGACGAGTTTTTATTTGTGCGCAACAATAAGCAGACTATTTACGAATTTGTAGACGATTTCATGACTCAACACAAAAACGCCGGCGGAATCGGAGTCAACTGGCTTGTATTCGGCTCTAATGGCCATGAGACTAAACCTGAAGGCGGAGTCCTCAAAAATTTTACAAGATGTGCAGAGAAAGACTTTGGCTCGAATCATTTAATCAAGACAATTTGCGATCCAATGAAAGTTTTAAACTCTACAACTCACTATGTAATTTATTATAGAGGCTTCTATACCCTCAACGAAAATGGCGAAATAATAGACGGCCCTACTTCAAAAACGGTAAATTTTGATAAGATTCGAATTAATCACTATTTCACGAAATCCAAGCAGGAATTTATACAAAAACGCGCGCGGGGCATGGCTGATAATAACGGAATAAGACCTATAGAAAATTTTTACGCTCATGACAAAAACGAGGTACTTGACACTGAAATTTTATCCCATAAATAA
- a CDS encoding glycosyltransferase family 2 protein, whose translation MKEFLRNHTPRLFNFIKHVKNLILLSGEGCPLVFNFRNYSTNKFFRKIIKFLVTPFMIIKYFFPVKNLKREGLAIVLIAKNEAQYIMEWINFHVKQGASHFFIYDNESSDNLYEVLQDFITRGLVTYNTISGKRRQTDAYNHAIYNYRQNLNISQ comes from the coding sequence ATGAAGGAATTTTTACGCAATCACACACCGAGACTATTTAATTTCATCAAGCACGTGAAAAATTTAATCTTGCTTTCCGGCGAGGGCTGCCCGTTAGTGTTTAACTTCAGGAATTACAGCACAAATAAATTTTTCAGGAAAATAATAAAATTTCTTGTTACCCCGTTTATGATTATAAAATACTTTTTTCCCGTAAAAAATTTAAAGCGTGAGGGACTCGCAATTGTCTTAATCGCAAAAAATGAGGCGCAATACATTATGGAATGGATAAATTTTCACGTCAAGCAGGGAGCCTCGCATTTTTTCATTTATGACAACGAAAGCAGCGATAATTTATATGAAGTCCTGCAAGATTTTATAACGCGCGGACTCGTTACTTATAATACAATTTCCGGCAAAAGAAGACAGACTGACGCATATAATCACGCAATTTATAATTACAGGCAAAATTTAAATATTTCGCAATAA
- a CDS encoding glycosyltransferase family 2 protein: protein MKEFLRNRTQRLFNFIKLSKKLISLTGEGCPLVFNFRSYSANNFIRQIIKFLVTPFMIIKYFLPVKNLKREGLAIALIAKNEAQYITEWINFHVKQGVSHFFIYDNESTDNLYETLQPFIKRGLVTYKKFPGKIRQNDAYNHAIYHYKRKFKYFAMIDADEFLFVRNNTQGGGGAIQIS, encoded by the coding sequence ATGAAAGAATTTTTACGCAATCGCACACAGAGACTATTTAATTTCATCAAGTTATCAAAGAAGTTAATCTCATTGACGGGAGAGGGCTGCCCGTTAGTATTTAACTTCAGGAGTTACAGCGCAAATAATTTTATCAGGCAAATAATTAAATTTCTCGTTACTCCGTTTATGATTATAAAATACTTTTTGCCCGTTAAAAATTTAAAGCGTGAGGGACTCGCAATAGCCTTAATCGCTAAAAATGAGGCGCAATATATTACGGAATGGATTAATTTTCATGTCAAACAGGGAGTCTCGCATTTCTTTATTTATGACAACGAAAGCACAGATAATTTGTATGAGACTTTACAGCCATTTATAAAGCGCGGACTCGTTACCTATAAAAAATTTCCCGGCAAAATCAGACAGAATGACGCATATAATCACGCAATCTATCATTACAAGCGCAAATTTAAATATTTCGCAATGATTGACGCTGATGAGTTCTTATTTGTACGTAATAATACGCAGGGGGGGGGGGGGGCTATACAAATTTCTTGA
- a CDS encoding GNAT family N-acetyltransferase gives MYVPEIDFLTLNDIPGVLRINSRLSWTWPDDVIKSDLSKDSDSETTYIGAFATTLEAPLLGYAVLGRNNRIGELMALLVDKDFQRMGIGTQLLIAVSDCAVYMNFRRLRLRVRKSNAAAIALYSHMSFISEQVRRGYYSNGEDAIVMSAKLPLVPKL, from the coding sequence TTGTACGTGCCTGAAATTGATTTCTTGACTCTGAACGACATTCCCGGAGTGTTGCGCATAAATTCGCGGCTCTCGTGGACATGGCCGGACGACGTAATAAAATCTGATTTGAGCAAAGACTCAGACAGTGAGACAACTTATATAGGGGCTTTCGCGACAACATTGGAAGCTCCTTTACTCGGTTATGCGGTCTTAGGGCGTAATAATCGAATCGGCGAATTAATGGCGTTATTAGTCGATAAAGATTTTCAGCGCATGGGAATAGGCACTCAATTATTAATCGCTGTGAGTGATTGCGCAGTCTACATGAATTTTCGCAGGTTAAGGCTTAGAGTCAGGAAATCAAACGCGGCCGCAATAGCTTTATATTCGCACATGTCATTTATAAGCGAGCAGGTCAGGCGCGGCTATTATTCAAACGGTGAGGACGCAATTGTAATGAGCGCAAAATTACCGTTAGTCCCTAAATTATGA
- a CDS encoding adenylosuccinate synthase codes for MKNVDLLVGAQWGDEGKGKVVDILGSDVDVFVRYQGGANAGHTVVVDGQKIVFHLLPSGMLYPGKLCVLGNGLVIDPEQFLNETSELYARGQDRARLAISPHAHVVMPYHKLLDKLQEEARGKGRKIGTTGRGIGPCYVDKYSRSGLRVEDLIDPDILRERLTYILDEKNQLITKLYNQKPIPFDEIYEPARKWGEALAPYVDDTRALLRKAADEGQHILLEGAQAALLDIDHGTYPYVTSSSTSAAGAFTGTGLAPNDLTRVISVVKAYTSRVGEGPFPTEDFGEEGEKLRTNGGEYGATTGRPRRCGWLDIPALKYSMELNGANVIALTKLDVLTGMGGIKVCTSYDLNGEKITTWPTDTRTLAELKPNYEILPGWTEDITWCKKFEEMPSNAQAYVKYIEQALNVPVTLIGVGADRNQTINRGM; via the coding sequence TTGAAGAATGTAGATTTATTAGTCGGCGCTCAGTGGGGCGACGAAGGCAAAGGAAAAGTTGTTGATATTCTCGGCTCTGACGTTGATGTTTTTGTGCGTTATCAGGGCGGAGCAAATGCAGGACACACAGTCGTTGTTGACGGTCAGAAAATTGTATTTCACTTGTTGCCGTCGGGAATGCTTTATCCCGGAAAATTATGCGTTCTCGGAAATGGACTCGTTATTGATCCCGAACAATTTTTAAATGAGACTTCAGAACTTTACGCGCGCGGACAAGACCGGGCAAGACTCGCAATCAGCCCTCATGCACACGTCGTAATGCCTTATCATAAATTGTTAGATAAACTTCAGGAAGAAGCACGCGGCAAAGGACGCAAAATCGGCACAACAGGACGCGGAATCGGACCTTGCTACGTTGATAAATATTCGCGTTCAGGCTTAAGAGTCGAGGATTTAATTGACCCTGATATTTTGCGCGAGAGATTGACATACATTCTTGACGAGAAGAATCAATTAATCACGAAATTATATAATCAGAAACCGATTCCATTTGACGAGATTTACGAACCAGCAAGAAAATGGGGAGAGGCTCTTGCACCCTATGTCGACGACACACGCGCATTATTACGCAAAGCAGCGGACGAGGGACAGCACATTTTACTTGAAGGCGCGCAGGCTGCATTACTTGACATCGATCACGGCACATATCCATATGTTACAAGCTCGTCAACTTCAGCAGCAGGAGCATTTACAGGCACGGGATTAGCTCCTAACGATTTAACGCGCGTTATTTCAGTCGTGAAGGCTTATACGAGTCGAGTCGGTGAAGGCCCGTTCCCTACAGAAGATTTCGGCGAAGAAGGCGAGAAATTGCGCACTAACGGCGGCGAATACGGAGCAACTACAGGAAGGCCAAGACGCTGCGGGTGGCTCGATATTCCTGCGCTTAAATATTCTATGGAACTTAACGGCGCAAATGTTATCGCACTCACAAAATTAGATGTCTTAACAGGTATGGGAGGAATCAAAGTCTGCACCTCTTACGATCTCAACGGCGAGAAAATTACTACTTGGCCGACAGATACAAGAACGCTCGCAGAACTCAAGCCCAATTACGAAATTTTGCCCGGCTGGACTGAAGATATTACGTGGTGCAAAAAATTTGAGGAAATGCCCTCAAACGCTCAAGCATACGTAAAATATATCGAGCAGGCTTTAAATGTTCCTGTTACTTTAATCGGAGTCGGCGCAGACCGTAATCAAACTATTAACAGGGGAATGTAA
- a CDS encoding S41 family peptidase — MNKSAKKFYIFAALFLALIISSQSLAADFSEADFNRISPFNVRSLWLLRQIRSLIENYQVDAEKKPVTDDELLHGAAKGMVEAWNDPYTRFVSPRQLRDEEIELEGHYGGLGMYVGERDGQILVISPMEDSPAEKVGLKPKDQIVKVNDEVVIGWTSDKVVQKLRGEPGTKVTVWVRREGEEELLSFEITREEIKLKSVRSQMLSDDIGYLKLTQFKQKSDDEARAALRDLIKQGAKSLILDLRNNGGGLLDASVKIASFFLRDGLVVETKGRSDRFDEQYSVIKRLFITDMPMIVLINEGSASASEILAGALNDRGRAKLVGQKSFGKGSVQTLFPLTDGSGVYVTIARYYTPSGKVIDHVGLSPDIEVKGEPNRDITKDEQLQRAITEIKKSMRTITSTGRKK, encoded by the coding sequence ATGAACAAATCCGCGAAAAAATTTTATATATTTGCTGCTTTGTTTCTTGCGCTGATTATTAGTTCTCAAAGTTTGGCAGCAGATTTTTCCGAAGCAGATTTTAACAGGATTTCGCCGTTTAATGTGCGTTCGTTATGGTTGCTGCGTCAGATTCGCTCGTTAATAGAAAATTATCAGGTCGACGCAGAAAAAAAGCCCGTTACCGACGATGAATTATTACACGGTGCAGCTAAAGGAATGGTCGAAGCGTGGAACGATCCTTATACACGTTTTGTATCGCCCAGACAATTAAGAGATGAAGAAATTGAGCTTGAAGGACATTACGGCGGTTTAGGAATGTATGTCGGAGAAAGGGACGGCCAAATTTTAGTTATTAGTCCAATGGAAGACTCGCCGGCTGAGAAAGTCGGACTCAAGCCCAAAGATCAAATCGTAAAAGTTAATGACGAAGTTGTTATCGGCTGGACATCTGATAAAGTCGTTCAGAAACTGCGAGGCGAACCAGGCACAAAAGTTACTGTCTGGGTAAGACGTGAGGGCGAAGAGGAGTTATTGAGCTTTGAGATTACCCGCGAAGAAATTAAATTAAAGAGTGTCCGTTCTCAAATGCTGTCTGATGATATAGGCTATCTCAAGTTGACGCAATTTAAGCAGAAATCAGACGACGAAGCAAGGGCAGCACTTAGAGATTTAATCAAGCAGGGTGCAAAATCTTTAATTCTTGATTTACGCAATAACGGCGGGGGACTTCTTGACGCGAGTGTGAAAATCGCAAGTTTCTTTCTTCGTGATGGCCTTGTAGTTGAGACAAAGGGACGCTCAGACAGATTCGATGAACAATACAGCGTTATTAAGCGTTTATTTATTACTGATATGCCCATGATAGTTTTAATCAACGAGGGGAGCGCAAGTGCATCGGAAATTCTTGCGGGGGCACTCAATGACAGAGGACGCGCAAAATTAGTCGGACAAAAAAGTTTTGGCAAAGGCAGCGTGCAGACTCTATTTCCATTAACTGACGGGAGCGGCGTTTACGTTACTATTGCGAGATATTACACTCCTTCAGGAAAAGTAATAGATCACGTCGGATTATCGCCCGATATTGAGGTAAAAGGCGAACCGAATCGAGATATAACAAAAGATGAACAGTTACAGCGCGCAATTACTGAAATAAAAAAGTCTATGCGCACAATCACAAGCACAGGCAGGAAAAAATAA
- a CDS encoding peptidoglycan DD-metalloendopeptidase family protein, with protein sequence MAANIDSQIKSQQKTQADMRRKIQQYNAIARKKSQESKNLLTQLSRLRQNANDSQTRMQNLERENSRLQNSVAALNKKINELKKSMQVIISTLRARVTDMYKYMPEESSLNLLINSDNPHEAVNTAYMLKRFTAQDIAMLENLRRQEQELITARRQLEANKSRIQTQTDELKRKRDEFDTTIKRTDSLLRNVQNEQKKAEQAAKELESAQRAVGNKITALMSQKKKAAQARRNNNNNNKPSKPASPSPASVPAKTVPAQGSGIPANPVTALAWPVNGTVTMQYGSRIHPTFKTKIFNSGIDIKASANTPVKAAGPGEVLYQGWLRGFGQVVIIDHGHDLTTVYAHLSGTSVREGAAVKTGTVIGRVGNSGTDSEFGLHFEVRKNGSAQNPMNYLRR encoded by the coding sequence ATGGCCGCTAATATAGACAGTCAAATTAAATCGCAGCAGAAGACTCAAGCTGACATGAGGCGGAAAATACAGCAATATAACGCAATTGCGCGAAAAAAATCGCAGGAGTCCAAGAATCTTTTAACGCAGCTTTCAAGACTCAGGCAGAACGCTAATGACTCGCAAACTCGTATGCAGAATCTTGAACGCGAAAATTCGAGACTCCAAAATTCTGTAGCAGCCCTCAACAAGAAAATTAATGAGCTCAAGAAATCAATGCAGGTAATTATAAGCACTTTGCGCGCGCGTGTTACTGACATGTATAAATATATGCCTGAAGAAAGCAGCTTGAATTTATTAATTAATTCTGATAATCCTCATGAGGCAGTGAATACAGCTTATATGCTCAAGCGTTTTACAGCGCAGGATATTGCAATGCTCGAAAATTTACGCAGGCAGGAGCAGGAATTAATCACAGCAAGACGGCAGTTAGAAGCAAATAAATCACGAATCCAGACTCAGACGGACGAATTAAAGCGCAAACGTGATGAATTTGATACGACAATAAAGCGCACTGACTCGCTTTTACGCAATGTCCAGAATGAACAGAAGAAAGCAGAACAGGCCGCAAAAGAATTAGAGTCAGCACAACGCGCAGTCGGAAATAAAATTACAGCTCTCATGAGTCAAAAGAAGAAAGCAGCACAGGCACGACGCAATAATAATAATAATAATAAGCCCTCAAAGCCTGCGAGTCCGAGTCCTGCAAGTGTACCCGCAAAAACTGTACCCGCTCAAGGTTCAGGAATCCCGGCGAATCCTGTTACAGCTCTTGCATGGCCGGTTAATGGAACTGTTACAATGCAATACGGTTCGCGCATTCATCCGACATTCAAGACGAAAATTTTTAATTCCGGAATCGACATAAAAGCGTCGGCAAACACTCCCGTAAAAGCTGCTGGGCCCGGCGAAGTTCTTTATCAAGGCTGGCTGCGTGGATTCGGCCAAGTTGTAATAATCGATCACGGGCATGACTTAACGACTGTGTACGCGCATTTAAGCGGGACTTCTGTACGTGAGGGAGCAGCAGTCAAAACCGGCACAGTAATAGGGCGTGTAGGCAATTCCGGAACTGACTCGGAGTTCGGTTTACACTTTGAAGTCCGCAAAAATGGTTCTGCCCAGAATCCAATGAATTATTTGCGCAGATAA
- a CDS encoding peptidoglycan DD-metalloendopeptidase family protein, with product MTRKILAVLAVILIFAPVNIANSAARRASNIDSQIAAEEKKREELAKQIQAYKKQIRDMGAQVEGLLTRVNTLQQDENIALQELTVLELQGKKIEENIAFLETVISEDQSKIDELSEIMKGRILDMYKYRQSDTTRMLFASRSVLEAVEMAYLLGLVNQRDEDILSQLQERVQNLELSRQIMDEQKNRLLEKTVATKEQRDKYEQSIKDTNSFIRSIQRKKALAEKAAKEAEQAQKAAGDLIVALRKKKASQRTDYLVGRGRGSMFDWPVRGKISSPYGYRIHPILKRKILHTGIDIASPKGTPVKAAASGEVLFDGWLRGYGRVVILDHGRDFSTLYAHLESSLVKEGQVVKAGAVIARVGNTGNTTGYHLHFEVRKGSYVQNPLDYLKK from the coding sequence ATGACACGAAAAATTTTAGCTGTTCTTGCAGTGATATTAATTTTTGCGCCCGTAAATATTGCAAATTCTGCCGCAAGAAGAGCCAGTAACATTGATTCTCAAATCGCCGCCGAAGAGAAAAAACGCGAGGAATTAGCGAAACAAATTCAGGCCTACAAGAAACAAATACGAGACATGGGCGCACAAGTAGAAGGCTTGTTGACTCGTGTTAATACTCTTCAGCAGGATGAAAATATTGCATTGCAGGAGCTTACGGTCTTAGAGCTTCAGGGCAAAAAAATTGAGGAAAATATAGCGTTCTTAGAGACTGTCATTAGTGAGGATCAATCAAAAATTGACGAGCTTTCAGAAATCATGAAGGGCAGAATCTTAGACATGTACAAGTACCGCCAGTCAGACACAACGAGAATGTTATTTGCTTCACGCAGCGTCTTAGAGGCCGTCGAGATGGCTTATTTGTTGGGACTCGTGAATCAGCGCGACGAAGATATTTTGTCTCAGCTTCAAGAACGTGTTCAGAATCTCGAATTATCACGGCAGATAATGGACGAGCAGAAAAATAGACTGCTTGAGAAAACTGTTGCAACAAAAGAACAGCGCGATAAATACGAACAAAGCATAAAGGACACAAACTCGTTTATCAGGTCAATTCAGCGAAAAAAAGCATTGGCCGAGAAAGCAGCAAAGGAAGCAGAGCAGGCGCAGAAAGCAGCAGGAGATTTAATTGTCGCCCTACGCAAAAAAAAGGCCTCGCAGCGTACAGATTATCTTGTCGGACGGGGACGCGGTTCGATGTTTGATTGGCCTGTGCGCGGAAAAATTTCGAGTCCTTATGGCTATAGAATCCACCCGATTTTAAAGCGAAAAATTTTGCACACTGGAATCGATATTGCTTCACCAAAGGGGACTCCGGTCAAAGCAGCTGCATCCGGTGAAGTGTTATTTGACGGCTGGTTAAGAGGTTATGGACGAGTTGTAATTCTCGATCACGGGCGGGACTTCTCGACTCTTTATGCTCATTTAGAGTCAAGTTTAGTTAAAGAGGGACAAGTCGTCAAGGCCGGTGCAGTTATCGCGAGAGTCGGCAACACAGGCAACACAACCGGCTATCATTTACATTTTGAAGTCAGAAAAGGGAGCTACGTTCAGAACCCGTTAGACTATCTCAAGAAATGA
- a CDS encoding ABC transporter permease, with protein sequence MTAFSYILRDMRRLIVNHWVLGLLTLITAGVMLWILGVTTLFSLNLEHLLSRLESELAVQAYLHKDSTLDIEEIARKIQSLEYVYSMKIYSPSDSLAKLQEKMGSQSRALDMLGDNPIPYNFEIHVNKAEDIDPLVDALKAMPEVEDVVYAGMVVKRISALSRISSRVALIMFILAVVITALVVYNTIHISLYSRREEIGIMYLVGATRAYIATPFVLEGTLLSLLGAGAAAAGIIAVYFPGMELIQANMPLLKSSLLTDKVIIWRFCGLLAGFGATLGWVCSYLVVARFINSITRPE encoded by the coding sequence ATGACTGCATTTAGTTATATTTTGCGTGATATGCGCCGGCTTATAGTGAATCACTGGGTGTTAGGACTCTTGACGCTTATTACGGCCGGAGTCATGCTTTGGATTCTGGGAGTTACGACTCTGTTCTCGTTGAATCTTGAGCATTTGTTATCGCGCTTAGAAAGTGAATTAGCTGTACAGGCCTATTTACACAAAGACAGTACGCTTGACATTGAAGAAATTGCACGAAAGATTCAGAGTCTCGAATATGTTTACTCAATGAAAATTTATTCACCGTCGGACTCTCTTGCAAAATTACAGGAAAAAATGGGCAGTCAATCCCGTGCGCTTGATATGTTAGGCGATAATCCGATACCTTATAATTTCGAGATTCACGTAAATAAAGCAGAAGACATTGATCCGCTTGTTGACGCGTTAAAAGCTATGCCCGAAGTTGAAGACGTTGTTTATGCTGGAATGGTCGTAAAGAGAATTTCTGCATTGTCGCGCATTTCGTCAAGAGTGGCGTTAATCATGTTTATTCTTGCGGTTGTGATAACGGCCTTAGTAGTCTATAACACGATTCATATTTCGTTGTATTCAAGGCGTGAGGAAATCGGCATAATGTATTTAGTCGGAGCTACACGCGCATATATTGCGACACCTTTTGTGCTTGAAGGTACGTTATTATCTCTTCTCGGTGCAGGAGCAGCAGCAGCAGGAATCATCGCCGTATATTTTCCCGGAATGGAGTTAATACAAGCTAATATGCCGTTATTGAAGTCAAGTCTATTAACTGACAAAGTTATAATCTGGAGATTTTGCGGACTCTTGGCAGGTTTCGGAGCGACTCTCGGCTGGGTTTGCAGTTATTTAGTTGTCGCTAGATTCATAAATTCTATAACGAGGCCGGAATGA